A stretch of the Papaver somniferum cultivar HN1 chromosome 6, ASM357369v1, whole genome shotgun sequence genome encodes the following:
- the LOC113289633 gene encoding uncharacterized protein LOC113289633 isoform X2 produces the protein MGIHDKGRSLSGKVVSFFHPAVTNKHQVPTQSSTVTFPRTKVFKVGGLTSNCWRLPEPATKKKEKKFSNGYYLCWSCEQRIKEEQHFVDNPNFQDGFTLQTRPNTVGPSPVVPHRLQCTGCNTALGMLVDSLTLAGGDDWVILKRLGYEVIGVGLCYVRAMLSSFINGLYFCIRVLSMKEVISV, from the exons ATGG GGATTCATGACAAGGGGAGAAGCCTTAGTGGTAAGGTGGTATCGTTCTTCCATCCCGCTGTAACTAACAAGCATCAAGTGCCTACTCAGTCATCCACTGTCACGTTTCCAAGAACAAAGGTCTTCAAAGTTGGGGGACTGACTAGCAACTGCTGGAGGTTGCCTGAACCTGCTactaagaagaaagagaagaagttttCGAATGGATATTATCTCTGCTGGTCATGTGAACAAAGAATTAAGGAGGAACAGCATTTTGTGGATAACCCAAATTTCCAGGACGGATTCACTTTGCAAACCCGGCCCAACACTGTGGGTCCCAGCCCTGTGGTTCCACATCGTCTTCAATGCACAGGCTGCAACACTGCACTTGGTATGTTGGTCGATTCGCTTACTCTAGCTGGAGGGGACGATTGGGTCATACTCAAGAGACTTGGTTATGAAGTGATCGGAGTTGGTCTTTGTTATGTTCGTGCAATGTTATCTTCATTTATTAATGGTCTCTACTTTTGTATCCGGGTACTATCAATGAAGGAAGTTATTTCAGTTTAA
- the LOC113289633 gene encoding uncharacterized protein LOC113289633 isoform X1 — MLFECFLEFSCQHFAGIHDKGRSLSGKVVSFFHPAVTNKHQVPTQSSTVTFPRTKVFKVGGLTSNCWRLPEPATKKKEKKFSNGYYLCWSCEQRIKEEQHFVDNPNFQDGFTLQTRPNTVGPSPVVPHRLQCTGCNTALGMLVDSLTLAGGDDWVILKRLGYEVIGVGLCYVRAMLSSFINGLYFCIRVLSMKEVISV, encoded by the exons ATGCTCTTCGAATGTTTTCTTGAGTTTAGCTGTCAACATTTTGCAG GGATTCATGACAAGGGGAGAAGCCTTAGTGGTAAGGTGGTATCGTTCTTCCATCCCGCTGTAACTAACAAGCATCAAGTGCCTACTCAGTCATCCACTGTCACGTTTCCAAGAACAAAGGTCTTCAAAGTTGGGGGACTGACTAGCAACTGCTGGAGGTTGCCTGAACCTGCTactaagaagaaagagaagaagttttCGAATGGATATTATCTCTGCTGGTCATGTGAACAAAGAATTAAGGAGGAACAGCATTTTGTGGATAACCCAAATTTCCAGGACGGATTCACTTTGCAAACCCGGCCCAACACTGTGGGTCCCAGCCCTGTGGTTCCACATCGTCTTCAATGCACAGGCTGCAACACTGCACTTGGTATGTTGGTCGATTCGCTTACTCTAGCTGGAGGGGACGATTGGGTCATACTCAAGAGACTTGGTTATGAAGTGATCGGAGTTGGTCTTTGTTATGTTCGTGCAATGTTATCTTCATTTATTAATGGTCTCTACTTTTGTATCCGGGTACTATCAATGAAGGAAGTTATTTCAGTTTAA